The following DNA comes from Enterobacter sp. SA187.
CTTTTACCGGCGCGCAGAAACGCCATCCGGGACGCTTTGAACGCGCCGACGGCGGCACGCTGTTTCTCGATGAGCTGGCGACCGCGCCAATGCTGGTGCAGGAAAAACTGCTGCGCGTGATCGAATACGGCGAGCTGGAGCGCGTCGGCGGCAGCCGTCCGTTACAGGTGAACGTGCGGCTGGTGTGTGCCACTAACGCCGATTTACCGCAGATGGTGGAGAATGAAACCTTCCGCGCCGACCTGCTCGACCGGCTGGCCTTTGATGTGGTGCAGTTGCCGCCGCTGCGCGAACGGCAAAGCGACATCATGCTGATGGCCGATCACTTTGCCATTCAGATGTGCCGCGAGCTGGGGCTGCCGCTGTTTCCGGGCTTTACCGAACGCGCCCGCGACACGCTGCTGGGCTACCGCTGGCCGGGGAATATTCGTGAACTGAAAAACGTTGTCGAGCGCTCGGTGTACCGCCACGGCAGCAGCGATACGCCCCTTGACGAGATAATTATCGATCCCTTTCACCGCGCCCCGTCGCCGGTCAGGTCAACGACGGATAGCGAAGCGCTGCCCGCCCTGCCGCTGGATCTGCGGCAGTTTCAGCAATCCCAGGAGAAAGCGCTGCTGGAAAGCAGCCTGCAACAGGCGAAATTTAATCAGAAACGCGCGGCGGAACTGCTGGGACTGACTTACCACCAGCTGCGCGCGCTGCTGAAAAAGCACGCGCTGTAAGGGCTATTTTTTATTCATCATCGCTTTCAGATCGGCGAAAGGATTATATTTCGCCTCGCCGACATCTTTCTGCGCATCTTCCCCGGCGATCACCGTTGAGCCGTACTGATCC
Coding sequences within:
- the pspF gene encoding phage shock protein operon transcriptional activator, which translates into the protein MANFIMAEYRDNLLGEANSFIDVLEQVSRLAPLNKPVLIIGERGTGKELIANRLHFLSSRWDGPFISLNCAALNENLLDTELFGHEAGAFTGAQKRHPGRFERADGGTLFLDELATAPMLVQEKLLRVIEYGELERVGGSRPLQVNVRLVCATNADLPQMVENETFRADLLDRLAFDVVQLPPLRERQSDIMLMADHFAIQMCRELGLPLFPGFTERARDTLLGYRWPGNIRELKNVVERSVYRHGSSDTPLDEIIIDPFHRAPSPVRSTTDSEALPALPLDLRQFQQSQEKALLESSLQQAKFNQKRAAELLGLTYHQLRALLKKHAL